A single region of the Paramicrobacterium fandaimingii genome encodes:
- a CDS encoding YlxR family protein: MEPVRTCIGCRMRAERSSLLRVVARDFVVVVDETASLPGRGAWLHPTDVCCKRAVKRRALGRALRVSSALNTQTLENRLNG, translated from the coding sequence ATGGAGCCCGTGAGAACGTGCATCGGATGCCGAATGCGCGCCGAAAGATCTTCTTTATTGAGGGTCGTTGCCCGGGATTTCGTGGTTGTTGTTGATGAGACAGCGTCGCTCCCCGGCAGAGGTGCGTGGTTGCATCCGACTGACGTGTGTTGCAAACGAGCTGTGAAGCGACGCGCCCTCGGGCGAGCACTTCGCGTGAGTTCGGCACTGAACACGCAAACACTAGAGAACAGGCTGAATGGCTAA
- a CDS encoding vWA domain-containing protein → MELINGWMPLIWAGALVVTVIVALLIRSRRRAGTSAVRVAHLNRVSMLPAFRRARSRMRIALAVGIAVTTIGIAASAALSSRIVTVHTVTPEVHNRDIVLCLDTSGSMTDYDIAILDTFIELADQFNGERIGLTIFNASAVTYFPLTTDYEYVTEQMTELRDNMDDPDTDYAYTDGTLLGDGSSLIGDGLASCTMRFDNLDEDRSRSIIFATDNFVAGQQLVSLPQAGKYAKDNGVVVYGLNPGDSTAKNYIEELATELKDTVESTGGEYFALSDPQAVPDIVTSIQKQEASAIDAPSYVVRSDQPDLPLWIAFWSTIALLGIGWRLRR, encoded by the coding sequence GTGGAGCTGATCAACGGATGGATGCCGCTGATCTGGGCTGGTGCCCTCGTTGTCACCGTCATCGTCGCCCTGCTGATTCGCTCGCGCCGACGGGCGGGGACCTCCGCAGTGCGGGTTGCTCACCTGAATCGGGTGAGCATGCTTCCCGCCTTTCGGCGTGCACGCTCGCGCATGCGCATTGCGCTGGCCGTCGGCATCGCCGTGACGACAATCGGCATCGCAGCATCAGCGGCCTTGAGCTCCCGCATCGTGACAGTGCACACCGTGACACCCGAGGTGCACAACCGCGACATCGTGCTGTGCCTCGACACATCCGGGTCGATGACCGACTACGACATCGCGATTCTCGACACGTTCATCGAACTCGCAGATCAGTTCAACGGGGAGCGCATCGGGCTGACGATCTTCAACGCGTCTGCCGTCACCTATTTTCCGCTCACCACCGACTACGAGTACGTCACAGAGCAGATGACCGAGCTTCGCGACAACATGGATGATCCGGATACCGATTACGCCTACACAGACGGCACGCTTCTCGGCGACGGCTCGTCGCTCATCGGCGACGGCCTCGCCTCGTGCACCATGCGTTTCGACAACCTCGATGAAGATCGCTCCCGGTCGATCATCTTCGCGACAGACAACTTCGTCGCGGGACAGCAGCTGGTCTCGCTGCCCCAGGCCGGAAAGTACGCGAAAGACAACGGCGTCGTCGTGTACGGCTTGAACCCCGGAGACTCGACGGCGAAAAACTATATCGAGGAGCTCGCAACGGAGCTGAAAGACACAGTGGAGTCAACGGGAGGGGAGTACTTCGCCCTCAGCGATCCCCAAGCCGTCCCCGACATCGTGACGTCGATTCAGAAGCAGGAGGCCTCCGCCATTGACGCACCCTCGTACGTCGTCAGGTCAGATCAGCCGGATCTGCCTCTGTGGATCGCGTTCTGGAGCACCATCGCGCTCCTCGGCATCGGCTGGAGGCTGAGGCGATGA
- a CDS encoding proline--tRNA ligase has protein sequence MVTRLSNYFVRTLREDPADAEVASHRLLVRAGYIRRQAPGIFAWLPLGLRVKARIEQIVREEMEAAGAFEVHFPALMPREPYEISGRWDEYGENLFRLADRKGADMLLAPTHEEAFTLLVKDLYSSYKDLPLSIYQIQDKYRDEARPRAGLLRGREFTMKDAYSFDSSDAGLDASYQRQRDAYERIFTRLGLDYVIVKADAGAMGGSKSEEFLHPTPVGEDTFVRSAGGYAANVEAYVTPRVEPLLTDGRAEARIFDSPKTPTIATLVDLLNAQQPRTDGRDWAASDTLKNVVLALKHLDGARELVVVAVPGDREVDMKRVEVAFAPSEVEAATDEDFAANPALVRGYIGPWSENGAVLGEHSASGIRYLADPRIVEGTEWVTGANIAEKHVLGLVVARDFIVDGTIEAASIREGDPAPDGSGPVTIDRGTEIGHVFQLGRKYAEALGLQVLNENGKLVTVTMGSYGIGVTRALALIAELNNDEKGLCWPESIAPFDVHVVATGKDAGVFDVAATIADELEDGRLDVLYDDRPKVSPGVKFGDAELLGIPTIVIAGRGVADGLVELWDRRSGERTQVAIDEVAARILADR, from the coding sequence GTGGTAACGCGCCTATCTAACTACTTCGTTCGCACGCTCAGAGAAGACCCTGCAGATGCAGAGGTCGCCAGCCATCGCCTCTTGGTGCGGGCTGGTTATATTCGGCGCCAGGCGCCAGGAATCTTCGCCTGGCTGCCGCTCGGCCTGCGTGTCAAAGCGCGTATTGAGCAGATCGTTCGAGAAGAGATGGAAGCCGCTGGGGCGTTCGAGGTGCATTTTCCCGCGCTCATGCCGCGCGAGCCATACGAGATTTCCGGCCGGTGGGATGAGTACGGGGAGAACCTGTTTCGACTTGCCGATCGCAAGGGAGCCGATATGCTCCTCGCGCCGACGCACGAAGAGGCGTTCACGCTCCTTGTGAAGGATCTCTACTCGTCGTACAAGGACCTCCCTCTCTCGATCTATCAGATTCAGGACAAGTACCGCGACGAGGCCCGACCGAGAGCCGGACTTCTGCGTGGGCGCGAGTTCACAATGAAGGACGCATATTCATTCGACTCGTCTGATGCCGGACTCGACGCAAGCTATCAGCGGCAGCGAGACGCGTACGAGCGCATCTTCACTCGACTCGGCCTTGACTACGTCATCGTGAAGGCGGATGCCGGTGCCATGGGCGGCTCGAAGAGCGAGGAGTTTCTTCATCCGACTCCCGTCGGCGAAGACACGTTCGTGCGTTCGGCCGGCGGTTACGCGGCGAACGTCGAAGCATACGTCACTCCGAGAGTTGAGCCTTTGCTCACGGACGGTCGGGCGGAGGCCCGCATCTTCGACTCACCGAAGACGCCGACGATCGCAACGCTTGTCGATCTGCTCAACGCGCAGCAGCCGCGCACGGACGGGCGTGACTGGGCGGCATCGGACACTCTCAAGAACGTCGTGTTGGCGCTGAAGCACCTCGATGGCGCGCGCGAACTCGTCGTCGTCGCCGTGCCCGGTGATCGCGAGGTCGACATGAAGCGTGTCGAGGTCGCCTTCGCTCCGAGTGAGGTCGAGGCAGCGACAGACGAGGACTTCGCGGCAAACCCCGCTCTCGTGCGCGGGTACATCGGACCCTGGTCAGAAAATGGTGCGGTGCTCGGCGAGCATTCAGCAAGCGGCATCCGGTATCTGGCCGACCCGCGCATCGTTGAGGGCACGGAGTGGGTGACCGGCGCCAACATCGCGGAGAAGCACGTTCTCGGGCTCGTCGTCGCGCGCGACTTCATCGTCGACGGAACGATCGAGGCAGCGTCGATTCGCGAGGGGGATCCCGCCCCCGACGGCTCCGGCCCCGTGACGATCGACCGCGGAACGGAGATCGGCCATGTGTTTCAGCTCGGCCGCAAGTACGCGGAGGCTCTCGGGCTCCAGGTGCTCAACGAGAACGGAAAACTCGTCACCGTCACGATGGGGTCATACGGAATCGGCGTCACTCGCGCCCTCGCGCTCATTGCAGAACTGAACAACGACGAGAAAGGCCTCTGCTGGCCAGAGAGCATCGCGCCGTTCGACGTGCACGTCGTCGCCACGGGAAAGGATGCCGGGGTCTTCGACGTCGCAGCGACGATCGCAGATGAGCTGGAAGACGGCCGTCTCGATGTGCTGTACGACGACAGGCCGAAGGTATCGCCCGGCGTGAAGTTCGGTGATGCCGAGCTTCTTGGCATTCCGACGATCGTCATCGCCGGCCGCGGCGTTGCCGACGGACTCGTCGAACTGTGGGACCGCCGCTCGGGCGAGCGCACCCAGGTTGCCATCGACGAGGTCGCCGCGCGCATTCTCGCTGACCGCTAA
- the infB gene encoding translation initiation factor IF-2 — protein MAAKPRVHEIASEFSVDSKVALAKLKELGEFVKGPSSSIEPPVARKLRAALEADGAKPAADEKKDSGKPASSPAKPGKPAPKAPQAPKAETETDVAAAAPQEKSAADENAPSTSGESGDESLAPRPGPAPTPNQARSEGAPRPGNNPYSSAQGMGQRPQGAPRPGNNPYSSAQGMGQRPTPANIPRPPRPQAPRPGAPRPGAPRPAGGGRGRPGGAGGGAPRPGAPRPGAGGGGFQRPGGGGPAGGGFQRPSGGFGGRPGGGRGRGGGTAGAFGRGGGRAKSRKSKRAKRQEFEMRQAPSIGGVNVPRGDGNTILRLRRGASIADFADKIDASPGDLVTVLFHLGEMATATESLDEATFEVLGDELGYKIQMVSPEDEDRELLEGFDIDLDGELEAEDDEDLMPRPPVVTVMGHVDHGKTRLLDAMRHANVVEGEAGGITQHIGAYQVRTEHEGADRAITFIDTPGHEAFTAMRARGAQVTDIAILVVAADDGIMPQTIEALNHAQAADVPIVVAVNKIDKEEANPQKVRQQLTEYGLVAEEYGGDVMFVDVSARNNIGIQELLDAVLLTADAGLELRANPNKIARGIAIEAKLDKGRGSVATVLIQSGTLHIGDAIVAGTAYGRVRAMIDETGSNLDEAGPSRPVQVQGLSTVPRAGDTFLVTEEDRTARQIAEKREAAERNAQLAKARKRISLEDFTRALQEGKVESLNLIIKGDVSGAVEALEESLLKIEVDESVQLRIIHRGVGAVTESDVNLATIDNAIILGFNVRPDAKARDRAAREGVDIRFYSVIYNALEDVESSLKGLLKPEYEEVQSGVAEIREVFRSSKFGNIAGVIVRSGTITRNAKARIIREGVVRADGLAIESLRRFKDDVTEVRTDFEAGIGLGKYNDIQVGDEIETTELVEKPRT, from the coding sequence GTGGCTGCAAAACCACGCGTACACGAGATCGCATCTGAGTTCTCGGTAGACAGCAAGGTCGCCCTTGCGAAGCTCAAGGAATTGGGCGAATTCGTGAAGGGACCATCGTCGAGCATTGAGCCTCCGGTTGCGCGCAAACTGCGTGCGGCACTTGAGGCAGACGGCGCGAAGCCCGCGGCCGACGAGAAGAAGGACTCCGGCAAGCCGGCATCCTCCCCGGCAAAGCCGGGAAAGCCCGCACCGAAGGCGCCACAGGCACCGAAGGCGGAGACTGAGACTGACGTTGCTGCAGCAGCGCCGCAGGAAAAGAGCGCTGCCGACGAGAACGCCCCGTCGACGTCTGGTGAGAGCGGCGACGAGTCACTCGCGCCGCGCCCCGGCCCTGCACCCACGCCGAATCAGGCACGTTCCGAAGGCGCACCGCGCCCGGGCAACAACCCGTATTCGAGCGCTCAGGGCATGGGCCAGCGTCCGCAAGGCGCTCCTCGCCCGGGCAACAACCCGTATTCGAGTGCTCAGGGCATGGGACAGCGCCCCACTCCCGCGAACATTCCCCGTCCTCCCCGCCCTCAGGCTCCGAGGCCCGGCGCTCCGCGCCCAGGGGCTCCGCGCCCCGCTGGCGGCGGTCGTGGTCGGCCCGGTGGCGCCGGTGGTGGCGCTCCGCGTCCGGGTGCTCCGCGCCCCGGCGCAGGCGGCGGTGGCTTCCAGCGCCCAGGAGGCGGTGGCCCCGCTGGCGGTGGCTTCCAGCGCCCGAGCGGTGGCTTCGGTGGACGCCCAGGCGGCGGTCGTGGCCGCGGCGGCGGCACAGCCGGTGCATTCGGCCGTGGCGGTGGCCGCGCGAAGTCTCGCAAGTCGAAGCGGGCGAAGAGGCAAGAATTTGAAATGAGGCAAGCGCCGTCAATCGGCGGCGTGAACGTTCCCCGCGGAGATGGCAACACAATTCTTCGCTTGCGTCGCGGTGCCTCGATTGCTGACTTCGCCGACAAGATTGACGCGAGCCCCGGTGACCTCGTCACCGTGCTGTTCCACCTCGGTGAGATGGCCACAGCGACCGAGTCGCTCGACGAAGCGACGTTCGAGGTGCTCGGTGACGAGCTTGGCTACAAGATTCAGATGGTGTCGCCAGAGGACGAGGACCGTGAGCTCCTCGAGGGCTTCGACATCGATCTCGACGGTGAGCTTGAGGCTGAAGATGACGAAGATCTGATGCCTCGTCCGCCGGTCGTCACGGTCATGGGTCACGTCGACCACGGTAAGACCCGACTTCTCGATGCAATGCGTCACGCAAACGTCGTTGAGGGCGAGGCCGGTGGCATCACCCAGCACATCGGCGCGTACCAGGTGCGCACCGAGCACGAGGGCGCTGACCGAGCAATCACGTTCATCGATACGCCAGGACACGAGGCGTTCACCGCCATGCGTGCACGTGGTGCCCAGGTGACCGATATTGCGATCCTCGTCGTTGCTGCTGACGACGGAATCATGCCCCAGACGATTGAGGCTCTCAACCACGCTCAGGCAGCGGACGTGCCCATCGTCGTCGCGGTGAACAAGATCGATAAGGAAGAGGCGAACCCGCAGAAGGTGCGCCAGCAGCTCACCGAATACGGTCTTGTCGCTGAAGAGTACGGCGGCGACGTCATGTTCGTCGATGTCTCGGCACGCAACAACATCGGCATCCAGGAGCTTCTCGATGCTGTGCTCCTCACCGCTGACGCCGGGCTCGAGCTTCGCGCGAACCCCAACAAGATCGCGCGCGGTATTGCCATCGAGGCAAAGCTCGACAAGGGCCGCGGTTCCGTGGCCACGGTGCTCATCCAGTCGGGAACACTGCACATCGGAGATGCAATTGTGGCTGGCACGGCTTACGGCCGAGTGCGCGCAATGATCGACGAGACGGGGTCAAACCTCGACGAGGCCGGTCCGTCACGTCCGGTTCAGGTGCAGGGGCTCTCAACGGTTCCTCGTGCCGGCGACACCTTCCTCGTCACTGAGGAAGACCGCACGGCCCGCCAGATCGCTGAGAAGCGTGAGGCAGCCGAACGCAATGCGCAGCTGGCGAAGGCCCGCAAGCGCATCAGCCTCGAGGACTTCACCCGCGCTCTTCAAGAGGGCAAGGTCGAGTCGCTCAACCTCATCATCAAGGGTGACGTTTCCGGTGCTGTCGAGGCGCTCGAAGAGTCGCTGCTCAAGATCGAGGTCGACGAGAGCGTTCAGCTGCGCATCATCCACCGCGGTGTCGGAGCCGTGACGGAATCCGACGTCAACCTTGCGACGATCGACAACGCGATCATTCTCGGATTCAACGTGCGCCCCGATGCGAAGGCGCGCGACCGCGCGGCTCGCGAGGGTGTGGACATCCGGTTCTACTCGGTTATCTACAACGCGCTCGAAGATGTCGAGTCGAGCCTCAAAGGACTCCTCAAGCCGGAGTACGAAGAGGTTCAGTCGGGTGTCGCCGAGATTCGCGAGGTTTTCCGCTCGTCGAAGTTCGGCAACATCGCCGGTGTCATCGTGCGCTCGGGAACAATCACCCGAAACGCCAAAGCCCGCATCATCCGCGAGGGCGTTGTTCGTGCGGACGGGCTGGCCATCGAGTCGCTTCGCCGATTCAAGGACGACGTCACCGAGGTGCGTACGGACTTCGAGGCGGGAATCGGGCTCGGCAAGTACAACGACATTCAGGTTGGTGACGAGATCGAGACCACGGAGCTGGTCGAGAAGCCTCGCACCTGA
- a CDS encoding vWA domain-containing protein encodes MIVNPVMPGVLMLIVFTGLIVFTIVQAVRAPTAKIRLHWISRTGLVVLLGAMMLRPVAGDGRPPDAVGSDVDVYFVIDTTSSMAAEDWGDGEPRLDGVRADVTELTETLVGARYSVTTFDAATVERVPLTTDSGAIEQTVAAMTQEITGYSSGSSISAPLSHLREALAETDPDHTTILYYLGDGEQTVSEQPESFADIAEYVDGGAVLGYGTQGGGRMLENGGLDSEGEPEYITDPATGEPARSHIDEEALQAISTQLGVDYLHRDASSSVAEAASGITVVPEPEAGKEPAPEPELYWILAIPFGALLLYELASVIVDLRRLRPRGQAHS; translated from the coding sequence ATGATCGTCAACCCTGTCATGCCTGGCGTACTGATGCTCATCGTGTTTACCGGACTCATTGTGTTCACGATCGTTCAGGCCGTTCGGGCTCCGACCGCGAAGATTCGGCTGCACTGGATCTCCCGAACGGGGCTCGTCGTGCTTCTCGGTGCCATGATGCTGCGACCCGTTGCCGGCGACGGACGGCCACCGGATGCCGTGGGAAGCGACGTCGACGTCTACTTCGTGATCGACACGACGAGCAGCATGGCCGCAGAAGACTGGGGCGACGGTGAGCCACGGCTCGACGGCGTGCGCGCAGATGTGACAGAGCTCACAGAGACGTTGGTCGGTGCTCGGTACTCGGTCACGACGTTTGACGCCGCGACCGTTGAGCGCGTTCCCCTGACAACGGACTCCGGCGCGATCGAGCAGACTGTCGCGGCCATGACCCAAGAGATCACGGGCTACTCGTCTGGAAGCAGCATCTCGGCCCCGCTCAGCCATCTGAGGGAGGCGCTCGCCGAAACGGACCCCGATCACACGACGATCCTCTACTATCTCGGCGACGGCGAGCAGACCGTCAGCGAGCAGCCCGAGTCGTTCGCCGACATCGCAGAGTATGTCGATGGCGGTGCGGTGCTCGGCTACGGAACGCAAGGCGGCGGCCGGATGCTGGAGAACGGCGGGCTCGACTCGGAAGGCGAACCCGAATACATCACCGATCCGGCGACGGGTGAGCCGGCGCGCTCGCACATCGACGAGGAGGCGCTGCAGGCGATTTCGACGCAGCTCGGCGTTGACTACCTGCACCGAGATGCGTCGTCGAGCGTCGCCGAAGCGGCATCCGGAATCACCGTCGTACCCGAGCCGGAAGCAGGAAAGGAGCCAGCACCTGAGCCAGAGCTGTACTGGATTCTGGCCATTCCGTTCGGTGCTCTGCTTCTCTACGAGCTCGCGAGCGTCATTGTCGATCTGCGCCGTCTTCGCCCACGAGGGCAGGCGCACTCATGA
- a CDS encoding tetratricopeptide repeat protein, with protein MTNSRPRRTRTRLVLITLPLVLIALTFSGKLVSLGVFADQGSRSYAEEQYTTSASQFDGLMLWNAFEPWIAPFDRGTAHAAAGDFPAATEDLSHALVLAPDGRTCEIRVNLALAWEQQGDAHAEAGSTEGATRMWETALAVIEGGASEGCDKPQDYKADEQLKTAKKRIEDKLNQESQDEGDEKNDGSGTDDSETDGEESDGDSPIDDLNERGKDAERKKQDGDADRRGSGGGGGTDKPW; from the coding sequence ATGACGAACTCCAGGCCTCGCCGAACGCGCACGCGTCTCGTGCTCATCACGCTTCCGCTCGTGCTCATCGCCCTGACCTTCTCAGGAAAGCTCGTGAGCCTCGGTGTGTTCGCCGACCAGGGATCGCGATCCTACGCGGAGGAGCAGTACACGACATCGGCGAGCCAGTTCGACGGGCTCATGCTGTGGAACGCGTTTGAGCCGTGGATCGCTCCGTTTGATCGGGGCACCGCGCATGCGGCAGCCGGAGACTTTCCGGCTGCGACCGAAGACCTCTCGCACGCGCTCGTGCTCGCACCCGACGGCCGAACCTGCGAGATTCGGGTGAACCTCGCACTCGCGTGGGAGCAGCAGGGAGATGCACACGCAGAAGCAGGCTCAACCGAAGGTGCCACCCGAATGTGGGAGACGGCACTCGCGGTGATCGAGGGCGGAGCGTCGGAAGGCTGTGACAAGCCGCAGGACTACAAGGCAGACGAGCAGCTGAAGACCGCGAAGAAGCGCATTGAAGACAAGCTCAACCAGGAATCTCAGGACGAGGGCGACGAGAAGAACGACGGCTCGGGCACAGACGACTCCGAAACCGATGGCGAAGAGTCAGATGGCGACAGTCCGATTGACGATCTGAATGAGCGCGGCAAAGACGCTGAGCGCAAAAAGCAGGACGGCGACGCCGACCGACGCGGATCTGGCGGTGGCGGTGGGACCGACAAGCCCTGGTAG
- the nusA gene encoding transcription termination factor NusA, which yields MDIDLSVLKLMEREKEIPFDELIHIIEQAILTAYLKNEAQNGNEDAEGRVELDRKSGHVSVLVPEKDDDGNLIGESETMPEDFGRIAAFAAKQVINQRLRDIADDAVLGEFKGREGDIVAGVVQQGPNPRMIHVDLGTVEAVLPPEEQVPSEEYTHGRRIRVYVTSVAKGLKGPQITVSRTHPALVKKLFFLEVPEIASGLVEIVSLAREAGHRTKIAVLAKDPSINAKGSCIGELGRRVRAVTEELGDEKIDIVDYSSDLATFVANALSPARVSSSYVLDAETKAVRALVPDYQLSLAIGKEGQNARLAAKLTGAKIDIQPDSILDEE from the coding sequence GTGGACATCGATCTGAGTGTGTTGAAGTTGATGGAGCGGGAGAAGGAAATCCCCTTTGATGAGCTGATTCACATCATCGAGCAGGCCATTCTGACCGCTTACCTCAAGAATGAGGCGCAGAACGGCAATGAAGACGCCGAGGGGCGCGTCGAACTCGATCGCAAGAGCGGCCACGTCTCGGTGCTCGTTCCCGAGAAGGACGACGACGGAAACCTCATCGGCGAATCGGAGACGATGCCGGAGGACTTCGGCCGCATCGCCGCATTCGCCGCAAAGCAGGTAATCAACCAGCGCCTGCGCGACATCGCCGACGATGCTGTTCTCGGCGAATTCAAGGGGCGCGAGGGTGACATCGTCGCCGGCGTCGTTCAGCAGGGGCCCAACCCACGGATGATTCACGTGGACCTGGGCACGGTCGAAGCCGTTCTGCCTCCGGAAGAGCAGGTTCCCAGCGAGGAGTACACGCACGGTCGGCGTATTCGCGTCTACGTGACAAGCGTTGCAAAGGGGCTCAAGGGTCCGCAGATCACGGTGTCACGCACGCACCCGGCCCTCGTCAAGAAGCTCTTCTTCCTCGAGGTTCCCGAGATCGCCTCCGGACTCGTCGAGATCGTCTCGCTTGCGCGAGAGGCAGGGCATCGCACAAAGATCGCTGTTCTCGCGAAAGACCCGTCGATCAATGCAAAGGGCTCGTGCATCGGCGAGCTTGGGCGCCGTGTGCGCGCGGTGACCGAAGAACTCGGAGATGAGAAGATCGACATCGTCGACTACTCAAGCGACCTGGCGACATTCGTCGCGAATGCGCTGTCGCCCGCTCGCGTGTCGTCATCGTACGTGCTCGATGCCGAGACAAAAGCCGTTCGAGCGCTTGTTCCCGATTACCAGCTGTCATTGGCAATCGGGAAAGAAGGGCAGAACGCCCGACTTGCGGCAAAGCTCACCGGCGCGAAGATCGATATTCAACCGGATTCAATTCTCGACGAGGAATGA
- the rbfA gene encoding 30S ribosome-binding factor RbfA, with product MGENPRARRMADRIKQIIATRLEKGLRDPRLGFVTITDVRVTGDLQHASIFFTVYGTDDERFDSAKALESAKGMLRSEVGRNITARITPSLEFIADAIPENAKHIEDLLNEAKQRDTQVADLAASSSYAGDEDPYVKPREDEDGEQS from the coding sequence ATGGGTGAGAACCCACGGGCACGTCGCATGGCCGACCGGATCAAGCAGATCATCGCCACACGGCTCGAAAAGGGGCTTCGCGATCCGCGCCTCGGCTTCGTCACCATCACCGATGTTCGGGTGACGGGAGACCTTCAGCACGCAAGCATCTTCTTCACCGTCTACGGAACAGACGATGAGCGCTTTGACAGTGCGAAGGCACTGGAATCGGCGAAGGGGATGCTTCGCAGCGAAGTCGGTCGCAACATCACCGCCCGCATCACGCCGAGCCTCGAGTTCATCGCCGATGCGATCCCCGAGAACGCGAAGCACATCGAAGACCTTCTGAATGAAGCAAAGCAGCGCGACACGCAGGTGGCTGACCTTGCGGCATCCTCGTCGTACGCCGGCGATGAAGACCCGTACGTCAAGCCTCGCGAAGACGAGGACGGCGAGCAGTCCTGA
- a CDS encoding AAA family ATPase, whose translation MDRAGRILETIVRSYSTKVVGQSGLRTSLLVALMTGGHVLLESVPGLAKTTAAEAIADAVRAKFQRIQCTPDLLPSDIVGTQIFDPGARAFFTQLGPIHANFVLLDEINRASAKTQSAMLEAMQERQTSIGGEIHELPTPFLVLATQNPIEQEGTYHLPEAQLDRFLIKDVLGYPSIADEAEIVRRAGSGVYDGDDAAADVTLDDVTYLQQLTRRVYLDPSVLNYLVQAVYVTRHTSQYLPESLSRYVEYGASPRASIAFASAARALAVLNGRDHVIPDDVKAFRHHVLRHRMILNFEADADGVSPETIIDACFAAVQVP comes from the coding sequence ATGGATCGCGCCGGGCGCATCCTCGAGACGATCGTGCGGTCGTACAGCACGAAGGTCGTCGGTCAGTCCGGTCTGCGGACAAGCCTGCTTGTTGCCCTGATGACGGGCGGCCACGTGCTGCTTGAGAGTGTTCCCGGGCTCGCGAAGACCACAGCGGCAGAGGCGATCGCGGATGCCGTGCGGGCGAAGTTTCAGCGCATTCAGTGCACACCCGACCTGCTTCCCTCCGACATCGTCGGCACGCAGATCTTCGATCCGGGAGCGCGCGCGTTCTTCACCCAGCTTGGCCCGATCCACGCGAACTTCGTTCTGCTCGACGAGATCAACAGGGCGAGTGCGAAAACGCAGTCGGCCATGCTGGAAGCGATGCAGGAGCGGCAGACCTCGATCGGCGGCGAGATTCACGAGCTGCCCACGCCCTTCCTCGTTCTCGCGACGCAGAACCCCATTGAGCAGGAGGGCACATACCACCTGCCCGAGGCCCAGCTTGACCGGTTTCTCATCAAGGACGTTCTCGGCTACCCGTCGATTGCCGACGAGGCAGAGATCGTGCGCCGCGCCGGAAGCGGTGTGTACGACGGCGATGACGCCGCGGCCGACGTCACCCTCGACGACGTGACGTACCTTCAGCAGCTGACGCGGCGCGTATACCTCGACCCGTCGGTGCTCAATTACCTCGTTCAGGCGGTCTATGTCACACGCCACACGAGTCAGTACCTGCCCGAGTCCCTCTCGCGTTACGTCGAGTACGGGGCGAGCCCTCGCGCGAGCATCGCATTCGCATCGGCCGCGCGTGCGCTCGCGGTGCTGAACGGCCGCGACCATGTCATCCCCGACGACGTGAAGGCTTTTCGGCACCACGTGCTGCGGCACCGCATGATCTTGAACTTCGAGGCGGATGCCGACGGCGTGAGCCCCGAGACGATCATCGATGCGTGCTTCGCCGCCGTTCAGGTTCCGTGA
- a CDS encoding DUF58 domain-containing protein, translated as MTGLLYRVKSKLSIRAHRRVRGLLDGEYASVMHGKSHEFEELRPYVPGDEVRDIDWKATARNGTPYIRLYVAMRKHLVTFVVDTGRNMAAIGASGEPKRETAVLVAGIVGYLAHRHGDHVSLVFGDADGVHSMPGAGTESHVEQVLGRIKARAVPDAGLSDLDLLLSYIARRTRRRSILVIISDDEVIDDDRARMLRRLRAQHELLWVSIADADPLDPGWQGNQVLDIADGEQLPEFLQRDSALHREFASSVAAAESATIDKLESLGITGVRVTGPDDAVSGVFRLLERHNSGRR; from the coding sequence ATGACGGGTCTGCTTTATCGTGTGAAGTCGAAGCTGTCGATCCGCGCGCACAGGCGGGTTCGCGGCCTGCTCGATGGCGAATACGCATCGGTGATGCACGGTAAGAGCCACGAATTCGAAGAACTGCGCCCGTATGTTCCCGGCGACGAGGTGCGTGACATCGATTGGAAGGCGACGGCTCGCAATGGAACGCCGTACATTCGGCTCTACGTCGCGATGCGCAAGCACCTCGTGACCTTTGTCGTCGATACCGGCCGCAACATGGCGGCGATCGGAGCGTCGGGCGAGCCCAAGCGTGAGACGGCGGTGCTTGTCGCTGGCATCGTCGGGTACCTCGCTCACCGGCACGGCGACCATGTTTCGCTGGTCTTCGGCGATGCCGACGGCGTGCACTCGATGCCGGGAGCGGGCACAGAATCGCATGTGGAGCAGGTGCTCGGGCGCATCAAGGCCCGGGCCGTTCCCGACGCAGGGCTGAGCGACCTCGATCTGCTGCTCTCGTACATCGCGCGCAGAACCAGGCGGCGCAGCATCCTCGTCATCATCAGTGACGATGAGGTCATCGACGATGACAGGGCACGGATGCTTCGGCGGCTCCGCGCCCAGCACGAGCTGCTCTGGGTCAGCATCGCCGATGCTGACCCGCTTGACCCGGGCTGGCAGGGCAATCAGGTTCTCGACATCGCCGACGGCGAGCAGCTTCCCGAGTTTCTGCAGCGCGACAGCGCGCTGCACCGTGAGTTCGCGAGCTCGGTTGCTGCTGCTGAATCGGCGACGATCGACAAGCTGGAGTCGCTGGGGATCACGGGCGTTCGGGTGACCGGCCCCGATGACGCTGTCTCTGGTGTCTTCCGACTGCTCGAGAGGCACAACAGTGGTCGGCGATAA